One part of the Tunicatimonas pelagia genome encodes these proteins:
- a CDS encoding DUF5916 domain-containing protein, whose protein sequence is MKNVKYFLFITLLTFGSSYAQETGNFPPPENPPVIEATRAVGNITVDGKLNEAAWQNASVIQDFFRMEPRQGGAYRYPTQVRLLFDEKNLYVGAFCYDSLGKAGRRVQDLRRDFEYGENDIFGIQLDPQNLKQYAVSFQTTPYGNQRDMQSFNDTNRDDDWNALWSVRTHPTDSGYFAEFAIPFKSIRYERPAESRLTGDPAVTGDSATWGLTFYRLARRDYEQTVFPAIPQSFSPYRMTYAAQLKGLELPEPSANIRVEPYALYQYDDLKEGDVRSTDGNLKVGGDVKWAINPRSVLDLTFNTDFAQADVDRAVNNLERFNIFFPERRQFFLENSGIWAGAGNRSVVPFFSRRIGLQGDFNAEPARINGGARYTMRNEKRAIAGLYIHQAETENSPAASFGVARYLHNYGSENNVGVMLTHRLDEASSELGLAQSNNTTLTVDGFIRPKDELTISYMVSGSRDDSNDTLGVAGRFFAGYSTNRWYLGWLTNFVSQDYNPDMGFVFQKNVIQHNPGGYFIWRPKGLPWIRRFDPGLFVNYYHDANNPGNFQQGSLYLFPIYIFFANNSFLEYAIYPTWQNINFDFAPLGIRIAQDNYYYTRQAVRFRTDQSAKLSVSGTIEWGGFYNGQRTSVEAGLRFVPIPHVALTADYEFNDLKELGEQQENLRTHLTTLGARFALNPRLQLSAFYQYNTFDEQGRWNIRGSWEYQPLSFIYLVFNDTRIDGLENPLEEQQFISKITFLKQF, encoded by the coding sequence ATGAAGAACGTAAAGTATTTTCTATTCATAACGCTTCTTACGTTTGGTTCGTCCTACGCTCAAGAAACTGGAAATTTTCCCCCTCCTGAGAACCCACCCGTGATTGAAGCTACTCGGGCTGTCGGCAATATTACCGTTGATGGTAAACTCAATGAAGCCGCTTGGCAAAATGCTTCAGTAATTCAGGATTTCTTTCGGATGGAGCCTCGGCAGGGCGGGGCGTATCGCTACCCCACTCAGGTACGATTACTGTTCGACGAGAAGAATCTGTACGTGGGAGCATTCTGCTACGACTCACTAGGGAAAGCCGGGCGGCGGGTGCAGGACCTGCGACGGGACTTTGAGTACGGGGAGAACGATATCTTCGGTATTCAGCTTGATCCGCAAAATTTAAAGCAGTATGCCGTGTCGTTTCAAACCACTCCCTACGGTAACCAGCGGGACATGCAGAGCTTTAACGATACCAACCGGGATGATGACTGGAATGCTTTGTGGTCGGTTCGTACTCACCCCACCGATTCAGGTTACTTCGCCGAGTTTGCGATTCCGTTCAAGTCCATCCGCTACGAACGGCCGGCCGAGTCACGTCTGACCGGCGATCCGGCAGTTACCGGTGATTCTGCCACCTGGGGACTGACTTTTTATCGCTTAGCACGTCGCGACTACGAGCAGACGGTATTTCCGGCAATTCCTCAGTCTTTTTCACCCTACCGTATGACTTACGCGGCTCAACTGAAAGGATTGGAACTGCCTGAACCCAGTGCCAACATCCGAGTAGAGCCCTACGCTTTGTACCAGTACGATGATTTGAAGGAAGGAGATGTCCGTTCCACGGATGGGAACCTAAAAGTAGGCGGTGATGTAAAGTGGGCGATTAATCCTCGCTCAGTGCTCGACTTAACCTTCAACACCGACTTTGCCCAAGCGGATGTCGATAGAGCTGTGAACAACCTGGAACGCTTTAACATCTTCTTTCCCGAACGGAGGCAGTTTTTTCTGGAAAACTCTGGCATTTGGGCCGGAGCAGGCAATAGGTCGGTCGTGCCCTTTTTCAGTCGCCGGATTGGCTTGCAGGGTGACTTCAATGCCGAACCCGCCCGGATTAACGGCGGAGCGCGCTATACCATGCGAAACGAAAAACGCGCGATTGCCGGACTGTACATTCATCAGGCCGAAACGGAAAACTCTCCAGCAGCCAGCTTCGGGGTGGCGCGCTACCTGCACAACTACGGCTCCGAAAACAACGTGGGGGTTATGCTCACTCATCGGCTAGACGAAGCTTCCTCGGAGTTAGGACTGGCGCAGAGTAACAATACCACGTTGACCGTGGATGGGTTTATCCGACCGAAAGATGAGCTGACAATTTCGTATATGGTATCGGGCTCGCGTGATGACTCCAACGATACGCTGGGAGTGGCCGGTCGCTTTTTCGCCGGTTATAGTACCAATCGATGGTACTTGGGCTGGCTCACCAACTTTGTGTCGCAGGATTACAATCCCGATATGGGCTTTGTCTTTCAGAAGAACGTGATCCAGCACAACCCGGGCGGCTACTTCATCTGGCGACCGAAAGGCCTTCCCTGGATTCGCCGCTTCGATCCCGGACTGTTTGTGAACTACTACCACGATGCTAACAATCCGGGTAACTTTCAGCAGGGAAGCCTCTACTTGTTCCCAATCTATATATTCTTTGCCAATAACAGTTTTTTAGAATACGCCATCTATCCGACCTGGCAGAATATCAATTTTGATTTTGCCCCGTTAGGTATCCGTATTGCCCAGGACAACTATTACTATACTCGGCAGGCAGTTCGCTTCCGTACCGACCAGTCAGCTAAACTTTCGGTTTCAGGTACAATCGAGTGGGGCGGTTTCTACAACGGGCAGCGAACCAGCGTGGAAGCAGGGCTGCGCTTTGTACCGATCCCCCACGTAGCCCTCACGGCCGACTACGAGTTTAATGATTTGAAAGAGTTAGGTGAGCAACAGGAAAACCTGCGAACCCATCTTACTACGCTGGGGGCCCGCTTTGCTCTGAATCCCCGACTACAGTTATCCGCCTTTTATCAGTACAACACCTTTGACGAGCAGGGTCGCTGGAACATCCGGGGTAGTTGGGAATATCAGCCTCTATCATTTATCTATCTCGTCTTCAACGATACCCGCATCGATGGACTGGAGAATCCACTAGAAGAGCAGCAGTTTATCAGCAAAATTACTTTTCTAAAGCAGTTTTGA
- a CDS encoding DUF2147 domain-containing protein: MRNFAILSALFLCLVSVQTSYAQKADDIVGIWMPSEGTSYIQIYKNEDNQKYYGRIVWLKEPNDESGKPKTDPEGEPILKMVNLKDFVFDDDEWTDGTIYDPKSGNLYYCSIELAKKDKLEVRGSLDPFGLVGRTDVWVRMKSK, translated from the coding sequence ATGAGAAATTTTGCCATTTTATCTGCACTGTTTTTATGCTTAGTATCTGTGCAGACCTCTTATGCCCAAAAAGCTGACGACATTGTGGGCATTTGGATGCCTAGCGAAGGTACTTCTTATATCCAAATCTATAAAAATGAGGACAATCAGAAGTACTACGGTCGTATCGTTTGGCTTAAGGAACCTAATGATGAATCGGGTAAACCCAAAACTGATCCTGAGGGTGAACCAATTCTGAAAATGGTTAACCTAAAAGATTTTGTCTTTGACGATGACGAGTGGACGGATGGTACAATCTACGACCCTAAGTCGGGCAATCTATACTACTGTAGTATTGAATTGGCTAAGAAAGATAAACTAGAGGTGCGGGGTTCACTAGATCCCTTCGGGCTGGTAGGCCGTACTGATGTATGGGTACGTATGAAATCTAAATAA
- a CDS encoding DUF6268 family outer membrane beta-barrel protein, which translates to MKPRYWLLLAASLMGTTTLRAQEDDFDFSTLVPAEEVKAFCSNRILGGIPQKLVSIGYDVQGSYDMNVGTNGNLGDVSFSETDYQVNRTSEFRIDIQYPVISKNNITVALQVNYLRTFYDIENATANNELPFANTLDDNGLNSTSISTVVFKPLNMTNFLILQGGATLNGDYTLADMQPLAYTRWFGAAIFGWKPTERKMWGLGISRTYLGGALNYLPVFYYQYASTDGKWGLDVVLPSRLNVVYNFNKKTILSLGHNFQGNTYRLNALADNLEGGVDPELRRSELRFRAILDRAITRTVWFSVQAGLRYNWEFNVDDGDFFRSLFSDDPYLFENSLGNPVFAQFSISWVSP; encoded by the coding sequence ATGAAGCCTAGGTATTGGCTATTACTGGCTGCCTCCCTCATGGGCACTACTACGCTACGTGCTCAGGAAGACGATTTTGATTTTAGCACCTTGGTACCGGCCGAAGAGGTCAAAGCTTTTTGCTCTAATCGAATACTCGGAGGTATACCCCAAAAGCTGGTGTCAATTGGATATGATGTACAAGGTAGCTATGACATGAATGTAGGTACCAATGGTAATCTTGGTGATGTTAGCTTCTCAGAAACTGATTATCAGGTAAATCGTACTAGTGAGTTTCGCATTGACATACAGTATCCGGTTATTTCTAAAAATAACATTACGGTGGCACTGCAAGTGAATTACCTACGCACCTTCTACGATATAGAAAATGCGACTGCCAACAATGAACTACCCTTTGCCAATACGCTAGACGATAACGGGCTTAATAGTACCAGTATTTCTACCGTTGTTTTTAAGCCTTTGAATATGACCAACTTCTTGATATTGCAAGGCGGGGCGACCCTCAATGGTGACTACACCTTGGCCGATATGCAGCCTCTCGCGTACACTCGTTGGTTTGGTGCCGCCATATTCGGATGGAAGCCTACCGAGCGTAAGATGTGGGGTTTAGGTATTTCACGGACTTATTTAGGTGGGGCACTTAACTATTTACCAGTATTTTACTACCAGTACGCTTCAACTGATGGTAAGTGGGGGCTGGATGTGGTATTACCCTCCCGACTCAACGTAGTATATAATTTTAATAAAAAGACGATCCTATCATTAGGTCATAATTTTCAAGGTAACACCTACCGCCTCAATGCGCTGGCTGACAACCTTGAAGGAGGAGTAGATCCTGAACTGAGGCGTTCTGAATTAAGGTTTCGGGCTATCCTGGATAGGGCCATTACTCGTACAGTTTGGTTTTCGGTACAGGCCGGCCTTAGGTACAACTGGGAGTTTAATGTAGACGATGGCGATTTTTTCAGGAGTTTGTTTTCTGACGACCCCTATTTATTCGAGAATTCGTTGGGCAATCCAGTATTCGCTCAGTTTAGCATTAGTTGGGTGAGTCCCTAA
- a CDS encoding TonB-dependent receptor produces MKKIIIGLCLIGLSGSLYAQHRFTAIVKDHHSQEPLVGATAQIKGDPQGQVADVNGQVQFDNLPKGSVQIVFRFVGYEDESITLQFPEDDGQTRTIELHSHEEELEEITVTSTRSSRTIADVPTRVEIIAGEELDEKANMKPGDIRMLLNESTGIQTQQTSATSANSSIRIQGLEGRYTQLLRDGFPLYAGFSGGLSIMQIPPLDLQQVEVIKGSSSTLYGGGAIAGLVNLISRRPTEERVTDFMVNLTSAGGLDLSGFYGKKWKKYGLTVFASRNSNAAYDPTDIGLTAIPQFERYTLNPTLYWYPSEATEVSLALNLSTEDRLGGDLQYIEEPSENSNRYFERNDTRRTTSQFSLTHRFNEQKSLVVKSSFNVFDRDIEIPDYRFTGYQLASFSEVNYQVSTDKLEWIAGLNLWTDRFRETSSFVPERDQDQTIVGGFVQSTYLFSEQFTLEAGLRGDYVVDYGWVALPRISALLKVSPQLTSRLGGGLGYKTPSIFTEEAEEQQFQQVLPIVTESTALERSIGGNWDINYRTGLFQDQMSLSINHLFFVTQLTDPLLLTRTAEGLFAFRNADGYVLSRGMETNLKLQYQHFKLFIGYTLADVKQHFGDEVTPLPLTAQHRLNNVLVYEVHGKGRIGLEAYYFSPQPLSDGTTGQSYWICGLMMEKVFSKFSLFLNLENFLDTRQTRFDTIFTGSVTDPTFRDIYAPVDGFVVNGGVKLSL; encoded by the coding sequence ATGAAAAAAATAATAATAGGGCTCTGCCTGATCGGCCTGTCCGGAAGCTTATATGCTCAACATCGATTCACCGCTATTGTGAAAGATCACCACAGCCAAGAACCACTAGTGGGAGCCACCGCTCAAATCAAAGGTGACCCTCAGGGACAAGTAGCCGATGTCAATGGCCAAGTACAGTTCGATAACCTTCCTAAAGGCTCGGTGCAAATCGTTTTTCGGTTTGTCGGTTACGAAGATGAATCTATCACCCTCCAGTTTCCCGAAGATGATGGTCAAACCCGCACGATAGAACTGCACTCCCATGAAGAAGAGTTAGAAGAAATTACGGTAACCTCTACCCGCAGCAGTCGTACCATCGCGGATGTACCTACTCGAGTGGAAATCATTGCTGGGGAGGAACTGGACGAAAAAGCTAATATGAAACCCGGTGATATCCGGATGCTCCTCAACGAAAGCACGGGTATCCAAACCCAGCAAACGTCCGCTACTTCGGCTAACTCCAGCATCCGTATTCAGGGATTGGAGGGAAGATACACCCAGTTACTCCGCGATGGATTTCCGCTCTACGCGGGATTCTCCGGTGGGCTGAGCATCATGCAAATTCCCCCGTTGGATTTACAGCAGGTAGAGGTAATTAAAGGCAGTTCTTCTACGCTCTACGGGGGCGGAGCCATTGCTGGCTTGGTCAATCTGATCTCCCGTCGTCCGACTGAGGAACGGGTGACCGATTTCATGGTTAATCTCACTTCGGCCGGGGGCTTAGATTTAAGCGGTTTTTACGGTAAAAAGTGGAAGAAATACGGCCTTACGGTGTTTGCTTCCCGCAATAGTAATGCCGCCTACGATCCGACTGATATAGGGCTCACTGCTATTCCCCAGTTTGAGCGGTATACGCTGAATCCTACGCTCTACTGGTACCCCAGTGAAGCGACGGAAGTGAGCCTAGCACTCAATCTAAGCACCGAAGACCGACTGGGTGGCGACTTGCAGTACATAGAGGAACCTTCGGAGAACTCCAACCGCTACTTTGAGCGTAACGATACCCGAAGAACGACCAGTCAGTTTTCCCTGACCCACCGTTTCAACGAGCAGAAATCGTTAGTGGTCAAAAGTAGTTTCAATGTATTTGATCGCGATATTGAAATTCCGGACTACCGCTTTACCGGATACCAGTTGGCGTCTTTTTCCGAAGTAAATTATCAGGTTAGCACCGATAAGTTGGAGTGGATTGCGGGGTTAAATCTGTGGACCGATCGGTTCCGGGAAACCTCGTCTTTCGTTCCGGAGCGAGATCAGGATCAGACCATTGTGGGAGGATTTGTACAGAGTACCTACTTGTTTTCAGAGCAGTTTACCCTGGAAGCTGGATTGAGGGGCGATTATGTGGTAGATTACGGATGGGTGGCACTTCCCCGAATTTCTGCTTTGCTGAAGGTATCGCCTCAGCTTACCTCCCGCCTAGGCGGAGGGTTAGGCTACAAAACTCCGTCTATTTTCACCGAAGAGGCTGAGGAGCAACAGTTCCAGCAAGTACTACCGATCGTTACGGAATCCACCGCACTAGAACGATCTATCGGAGGAAACTGGGACATAAACTACCGAACCGGCCTATTTCAAGATCAGATGAGTTTATCGATCAATCATCTGTTCTTCGTCACTCAATTGACTGATCCATTGCTGCTGACGCGCACCGCAGAGGGGCTTTTCGCTTTTCGCAACGCCGATGGCTACGTATTGTCCCGAGGGATGGAAACCAATCTCAAATTGCAGTACCAGCACTTCAAACTATTTATTGGCTACACCCTCGCCGACGTAAAACAACATTTCGGTGATGAAGTAACTCCTTTGCCACTGACAGCTCAGCATCGGCTCAACAACGTACTAGTCTACGAGGTACACGGCAAGGGACGCATTGGCTTAGAAGCCTACTACTTCAGTCCCCAACCTCTTTCCGACGGGACCACTGGGCAATCGTACTGGATTTGCGGACTGATGATGGAAAAAGTATTCTCTAAGTTTTCACTGTTCCTTAACTTAGAAAACTTCTTAGACACCCGCCAGACCCGTTTTGACACCATCTTCACCGGTTCGGTAACTGATCCAACATTCCGAGATATTTACGCCCCGGTAGATGGCTTTGTGGTGAACGGCGGGGTGAAACTCAGCCTCTAG
- a CDS encoding GTP-binding protein yields MLESEKLPVTVLSGFLGAGKTTLLNHVLHNRQGLKVAVIVNDMSEVNVDGQLVQNEIKLSRTDEKLVEMSNGCICCTLREDLMIEVERLAKVKKFDYLLIESTGISEPIPVAQTFSFATGDELFDLTLFSRLDTMVTVVDAFNFFRDFGSADTILDRRMTDDAQDQRTIVNLLTDQVEFANVILLNKTDLVDENQLRLLEVVLTKLNPDARIIRTTHSQIDPKEILNTRMFDYDQAEQSAGWLKELNNEHTPETEEYGISSFVFRDHRPFHPERFWQHVNRNWPGNVIRSKGLFWLASRPDQALIWSQAGGSTRADAYGRWWASVPKQERLLNPGYVENRQAIMEKWDEQWGDRMNELVIIGQDLDEESISHELRECLVNSLEGRAVVAGHRFEDNWPVHA; encoded by the coding sequence ATGCTTGAAAGCGAAAAATTGCCCGTAACTGTGCTCAGTGGTTTTCTGGGAGCGGGTAAAACCACACTACTCAACCATGTGTTGCATAACCGCCAAGGATTGAAAGTAGCGGTAATCGTCAACGATATGAGCGAGGTGAATGTAGACGGCCAACTGGTGCAAAATGAAATAAAACTCTCTCGTACCGATGAAAAACTGGTGGAGATGAGCAACGGCTGCATCTGCTGCACTCTACGGGAAGATCTGATGATCGAGGTGGAACGACTGGCAAAGGTGAAGAAGTTTGATTACCTACTAATCGAGAGCACGGGTATTTCCGAACCTATTCCGGTAGCCCAGACCTTTTCTTTCGCTACCGGAGATGAACTATTTGATCTAACCCTGTTCAGTCGCTTGGATACGATGGTGACCGTTGTAGATGCCTTTAACTTTTTCCGAGACTTTGGCAGTGCCGATACCATCTTGGATCGGCGCATGACCGATGATGCCCAAGACCAGCGAACCATTGTGAACCTGCTCACCGACCAGGTAGAGTTTGCTAACGTTATTTTGCTCAACAAAACCGACTTGGTGGATGAGAATCAGCTACGCCTACTGGAGGTAGTACTGACCAAGCTCAACCCGGATGCCCGCATCATTCGCACCACGCACAGCCAAATTGATCCTAAGGAAATTCTCAATACCCGGATGTTCGACTACGATCAGGCTGAACAGTCCGCGGGTTGGCTCAAAGAACTAAATAATGAGCATACCCCGGAAACGGAAGAATACGGCATTTCTTCCTTTGTTTTTCGGGATCACCGACCGTTTCATCCCGAGCGTTTCTGGCAACATGTGAATCGCAACTGGCCGGGCAATGTCATCCGCAGCAAAGGGTTGTTCTGGCTAGCTTCCCGCCCTGACCAAGCACTTATTTGGAGCCAAGCGGGTGGATCAACCCGGGCAGATGCTTACGGTCGCTGGTGGGCATCAGTACCCAAGCAGGAAAGATTGTTGAATCCGGGGTACGTAGAAAACCGCCAAGCTATCATGGAAAAGTGGGACGAGCAGTGGGGCGACCGGATGAATGAGTTGGTGATTATTGGTCAAGATTTAGACGAAGAATCCATTAGCCACGAACTGCGTGAGTGCTTGGTGAATAGCCTAGAAGGAAGGGCCGTAGTTGCTGGTCATCGTTTTGAGGATAACTGGCCGGTACATGCCTAA
- a CDS encoding MerC domain-containing protein, which yields MKNKFVGLHSDFVGFSASLLCALHCAALPFLLTLAPLAGLQFLRNPWIEYTLILISFCIACYALIPGYRRYHRKPLALILVLLGFLLIGSGRFLEPESVLTSSGAVLVAIAHLVNWKQVQQARAALSNYIHSLKNTKQNA from the coding sequence ATGAAGAATAAATTCGTAGGGCTTCACTCTGATTTTGTGGGCTTCAGTGCCTCCCTGCTGTGTGCCCTACATTGCGCGGCCTTACCTTTTTTGCTCACGCTGGCTCCGTTGGCGGGACTTCAGTTCCTACGTAATCCCTGGATAGAGTACACCTTAATTTTGATAAGTTTCTGTATCGCTTGCTACGCTTTGATACCCGGCTACCGGAGATACCATCGTAAGCCACTAGCATTGATTCTCGTCCTTCTGGGGTTTTTGCTAATTGGTTCCGGTCGCTTTTTAGAACCGGAATCCGTGCTTACCTCTTCTGGAGCGGTACTCGTTGCTATCGCCCATTTGGTTAACTGGAAACAGGTGCAGCAAGCCCGAGCAGCACTTTCTAACTATATTCATTCCCTCAAAAACACTAAACAAAATGCTTGA
- a CDS encoding GTP-binding protein: protein MEAIIAVVGFLGAGKTTLLKQLVTSYLDEDWNPFVILNDYENANLDVQQFLEKMEAKWVRALSGSCICCSGIQELREFVNSIPERKHGVTLIEANGTSDSCSLMGFLGVGLNDRFLPPIQVSVVDVKNWQQRGEHNELEANQVQVSSLIVLTHLENVSADRQTFVITDLQRLNPLAEIITADEVDVSLLPKLLPSKNNAQKLDHLKAHWASYSTDLPNLPDLACIYHLCERLPESILRVKGCTQIGNEERFTYFERTPDGELYIRPYNGVPVTGPKLLTVGPGSDLSVLQHAIEGSLIEAELRAQ, encoded by the coding sequence ATGGAAGCTATTATTGCCGTTGTCGGCTTCTTAGGAGCAGGAAAAACTACATTGCTAAAACAGTTAGTGACTAGCTATCTTGATGAAGACTGGAATCCATTCGTCATCTTAAATGATTATGAAAATGCCAACCTTGATGTACAGCAATTTCTGGAGAAAATGGAGGCAAAATGGGTAAGAGCGCTCAGTGGCAGTTGCATTTGCTGTAGTGGCATACAAGAACTGAGGGAATTCGTCAACAGTATCCCGGAGCGCAAGCACGGAGTTACGCTCATTGAAGCTAATGGTACTTCTGATTCCTGTTCACTAATGGGCTTCCTTGGGGTTGGACTTAACGATCGGTTTTTACCACCCATTCAAGTATCGGTGGTAGATGTCAAAAACTGGCAGCAACGCGGAGAGCACAATGAGCTGGAAGCAAATCAGGTTCAGGTATCTTCTCTAATTGTATTAACCCATCTTGAAAATGTATCGGCGGATAGACAAACTTTCGTGATTACAGATCTCCAGCGACTCAATCCATTGGCAGAAATTATTACCGCAGACGAAGTTGATGTTTCTCTTCTGCCTAAACTCTTGCCTTCTAAAAACAATGCACAAAAGCTTGATCACCTTAAAGCCCATTGGGCTTCATATTCTACTGATTTACCCAATTTGCCTGACCTAGCGTGCATTTATCATTTATGCGAAAGACTGCCTGAGAGCATCCTTAGAGTAAAGGGTTGTACCCAAATTGGGAACGAAGAACGATTCACCTACTTTGAGCGAACCCCCGATGGCGAATTGTATATCAGACCCTATAACGGAGTGCCGGTTACTGGGCCAAAGCTACTGACGGTTGGTCCTGGAAGTGATTTATCAGTGCTTCAACACGCTATTGAAGGCAGTCTCATTGAAGCAGAGTTACGGGCTCAATAA